Below is a genomic region from Rhinatrema bivittatum chromosome 8, aRhiBiv1.1, whole genome shotgun sequence.
CAGTGACACAGAGGTATCCAGGGAGAACCAGGTGCACATCTGAGTTACAGTGAGAGAAACATCCATGGAGATTTGTATTCACTTTCCAGTGATATTGACAGAGACATCCATGGAGACCCAGACTTCTCAGCAACAATAGGAGACACATCTAGGAAGATTTGGGCCTGCCTCTCAGTAAGATTTGGGCCTGCCTCTCAGTAACACAGAGAGACACCCAGGGAAACATACACCCCGCAGTGACATTGACAGAGACATCTATGGAAACCCATGCCTACCTCGCAATAACACAGACTTCCAGATAGACCCACACCCacctcccagggggtttcagGCTTACCACTCAGTGATAGTACTTTTGTTAGACTATATCTGTTTTTAAATGAAGATTTTGATCAGGGTCCTAGGCAAAATCGATATTCAAAGACTATTCTTGAAATAGCATATATTCTTGTTTAAACTTATAATTGTGACTCTTCCTGCTGCTCTGGGATTCTCAGTATATTACTGGACCCAGCACTGTGACTGTTGTTGCAGGTCTGAGAGACTCATTTATTGCAGTTTTTATTATGATATGAATTAAGCACACCCCAGTTTACCTACAAAGGTAAAGCTAAGTGCTTCTTACCTGCTCAGGTGAGGCTAATTTAATTCATAGTGAAAGCTGAAATGTTACAAAATACAACATGCTTTTTAGATACAATGTCTGCACACACAGATTGGGGATATGCAACTACTTGGCAAAAATACCACTGACTCTTCTCACTTTCTTCTCCTTACTAGTACCTGCAGAAACAACTTATCATACTTTGGAGGATGGTGTTGTGGAGTACTGCACGACTGAAACTCCTTCAACAGTCACTGCCGAGGCCCCCATAGGGATGACACAACAAGCAGATATGTCTGTGAAACCACAAGAACTGAAGAGTCGAATTGCCCTGAATTCTGCCAAACTTCTGCAAGAGCAGAGAGTAACCAATCTACATGTGAAAGAGATTGCCCAGCACCTGGAGCAACAGAATGACCTACTGCAGATGATCCGCCGTTCCCAGGAAGTGCAAGCTTGTGCCCAGGAACGCCAGGCACAGGCCATGGAGGGAACTCAGGCTGCTCTGAGTGCTCTCATTCAGCTCATTCGCCCCATGATTAAAGATTTCCGCAGATTTCTGCAGGGCCACACAACCAGCACCACGACAGGTATTGAACCCAGCCAGGGAACCCAGAATGGACAGCAGGACAGCACCATTCAATGAGAAGTCAATTAAGAACCGTGCTTCCAGCCCTTCAGCAAGTGGCAGACCCAACCATGGAGCCTGAGTCAGGCAGCAAAGGAAAGGACCTCCTGCAGTAACTCACAAAACTGTCGGTATTGTCCAGGCACTGAGGCCAGACTACCTAAACTTTTCACAACTGTTTTGCAAACAAGTGTTCTGCAGAATAAACTGTATTTAAGCAGGTTTAAAAAATGTAGCTTCAAATGTACAGAATGTATTATATTCTTTAGCTCCGATGTACAGTTTGCAGTGTTGTGTTTTTGTGAAAATAGCACATTTCCCAACTTAGGGGAGATTGTATTATAAGGATGAAGGTGGCCTTGGTGTTAGTGCTTTGATGCTCATGCCACACATCTGAGCTCTGGATCATATTCACAAATGCCAGAAAGAAGCACTTGAGGTCACATCTTCAGTCATGTAACACAACAGAAGCTAGAAAATACCACCATCACACTGTACAATAGACAGTCAAATTGCTTATGACTTGTTGCTTTTTCATTCTGGCTGAATCCTAATTTACAACTTTTGTGAATATTGTCATATTTTAAAGCAGAAATACTCTGGGCCCCTTCAACTACAATATTAATCTGATCATTCTTTGGTGTTGACCTTCTTGATTCTCCATTCAGAGGTACCTTGTCTGGAATATTCATCTTCCTCTCATATATGAAGAATATGCTGTAATTTCTCTACTCTCACCATGCTTTTATTTTGACTGTGACAAACATAATGTGATGAACAAGGCTgccaaaaatcaaaaccaagaaaAAGTACTGAAACAGAATACCTTTTCTCAGAGTAAGGAAAGAGACTGATTTTTGCTCTCTACACTGACACtacaacaaaatacaaaaattcaGCGCAGTGTTTTTTCTTCTTGTGGAAAGATGTTCAGTTTTCACTGGTTAATTGAccagcaaagttagccaaataaacgtatccagctaagttagcggGCATATTCAGTGTTGCGGGCATGCCACTAAATATACTTAATTATGTAAAAGTTAGAtaaatttacccagctaactttaggccttCCCTTTggcaatcctaaagttagccagttgtATTTGCTAGATAACACTGAATATCTGTGTAATCCGGATAATTTAGCTGGTAAGTGCGGTCTACAATGGACTGCCTCtgccttagctggctaactttttaaCTGGATAAAAAGTTAGCCGAGTAAGTCCCAGGCAGTCAGAGCAGCAGGATTTTACATCCCGCTATTTGTCCAGCTAAGGCCGGGACTTAGCTAGACAAACCACTTTCAGTATTGACCCCCATGGTGTCTGTTTTGATCTTGGTAAAATTTCTGTTGTATCAAGCCAGAAATTCCTTCCTAAAAATATTACTATTTTaataaacagaaactgaaattttcatttaaaatataaacaGCATATTAGCTGTTCTGATTTGAGTGAAGCAGGGAACTATGTGCTGAGGCTTAGCTCCAGGGGTGTGAGAAACTTCTGAAAGCTAGAGATGCCACCGCCATTTTAGCTGGGATAGAAGGAGTAgaaccagggcttaatttctgttGGAATAGATCTGAACTGGGTATCGCCACTGTTCAGTCTTAACAGCAGAGAGTAGGGGTGTTCTGCTGTAGCCCTtctcctccaggcagcctgcagagaaGAGAATAGGAGCAAACAGAGAAGAAAAAGTCACTCTGCTCCTtcatccagctcctcccttcctgttgttccccctctcctcctattcTGTAGGGCAGTGATTCTCAGCAGGTGTGTCATGTGCCACCCACAGACAACAGAGCCGAAGACCCAAAGATCGGCGCTGCTGGCTGCCAAtggagaccaggctggcggggccgaagacTGGAGGTGCTGGCCACTGGCTGAGGCCAGGCCGTCGCTGGAGACCAGTCCAGTGAGGCCGAAGACTGGCGCCGGTGGGGCCAAAGACCGGTGCTGCTGGTTGCCACCGGAGACCAGGCCAGTGGGGCTAAAGACCAGTGCTGTTGGCCACTGCTAGAGACCAGGCCAGTGGGGCTAAAGACCAGCGCtgctggccactgctggagaccagGCTGGCAGCGTCAAAGAAATGAAGACTGGCGCTGCTGGCTGGGGCCAGAGACCAGGTCAGCAGAGCCAAAgacaagctgttcagctgggggccagtgtgtatatatgtgtgtgtttatgagacagggagggtgcttgtatgtgtggtgtgtatgtgagacagggagggtgcttgtgtgtgtgatgtgtatgtgagacagggtgcttgtgtggtgtgtatgtgaaacagagggtgcctgtgtatgtgttgtgtttgtggcattgtggaccatTGGTCGCTGTGAAGATGACttcgcccacggggaggagccccatggggaacacagtgataggctaaactcagcaGCCACAGAaagaatggaaggctttattgtactgctgtaggtagatggtatgaagcaggaagataaggcactgaggtccgtGAGGTCCCAATACGGTCAACAGTCTCAGAAGTAGATTCTCACCCAAATGTTTCAGAGAGGTGGGGACCTGCGGTGCGGGCAGCGCCGAGCCTGGTGTGTGGAGTTGTAGCACCGGATCTTAAAGATACTCACAGGAGTGTGGGCGTCTTCCTGGTAGAGATGGtaggaccgaaggtccgtggtacaggatactagattggtaggccctcgaggagtgagtacctgatagtccagagGTCCTGTAGacagagagagacccccgaggagcggttgtctcaaTTAGTAAGGCCCCGAAGggagatggaagtgagagacccctgaggagcaggtgtctTGAGCTTCTGAAGGAGCGAGGCCCATGGAATGTAGAGCGGCATCTAAGCAtacagcttagagcggtcagagtagcttaaccgaagtccttgctaactcaatggtggtAGCGAAGTGGAGGCTTGAAATACCTGGACGTattgatgtcatgtggtggggatgcccccgaggttcctgccatgacgtatatttgagcgtaggagaggTGTGCGCGCCCctggaggccacgggagtgagcatggcggactggaactcCCATGCTAGACTGGAGTCGCCGAGGCCCTCgacactggaggcagccatcttgcccaaagaggaggaaaagggaagaaaagagataaggcagagcggtcgcagccgtctgcgaccaacggacacaacagtatgtgagacagtgcttgtgtgtgtggtgtgtatttgagacaggaagggtgcttgtgtgtttgtggtggtgtatgtgagacagggagggtgcttatgtgtggtgtgtatgtgagacaggttgcttgtgtgtgtgtgtttgtgttctgttcatcagctgttttgaaacatttattcatatagttttacagttatttctgtgtgggaatctataacgGCTTAGCTTTTTCTGTTTCTTAATTGGAGGTgaattggtgtttagggcctggtttaatatttgtagtgttgcctttttataggtagggttgttctattggcatggatgccataatgaaggtgtaactttgtgtggattagtttgtgtgcattgttgcagatcctggtactaattctaggtgctatatttctgtttctatttctccagttttgtttagcatgcagagtggcttttttgggtttctattccagtttctgcctacatatttgtaatttgcggtctttctgtacttggtgaaggtcgatcttgtgtgtatgaccaaggtgaggtatttaacatgtaggctagtaaaatacctcaccctatttgttgtattttctcaaagggacatgcattggtggtgaactgttatctttttataagtagggctattgcgcctggtagtagagggagtttgtgttgctgttattgagataacaccagaatatatcttttttgtatggtgagttgtactgggaatgttctagttctgctttatatccATTACTGAGGGGTGGGGGTAGGGTTAGCTTtgtgatggtcatgtgttcagtatgTCACACATGTGGGAACTATCTACTAGGAGTGTCctaacagaaaaaaggttgagaaccactgctgtaggaAACCGCAGGGGAAGTGGTGATCCTTAAGCAGGCAAACACTACAAAGCAAAGGACAGACACAAAAAGAGGGTGAATTATCACATTTTTTACACTTGTGAGCAGTAgagccaattgtcaaggcttcaaccctggccttgatgaTTCACATTACTACTCActagtttcaaacttgtgctgaattaattcaaccatttttttgtgtctgttacttacctagggcttaatttctggcagaacgaCCCAGAACAGAGTTCTGCCATCTTAATTCTGGGACCCAAGGAAACAGAACATAGCTGGCAGTGAAAATAAATTCTGGTTCCCCCACAAAAATGGAACAGAACTAGAAACACAGATCATTTCTGACCCCCAGCCCCTGgagaaagcagagcagagagTAATGAGCTGCTTTTACTAAGACAGTGGACACATAgccttgatttttgtgcaattttatACCACAGCTGAAGAGACTGTGAGGGAGAATTCCTAGGTTGAAGACAcatgggtgggttctggactggtctggcaggacttaaaaaagaaaattaacaggtaagtttaaatttcaccttccttatcatcctgccaGATCAGTCCAAATGCTGGGACTATCTAAGCAGTGAATAAACTGAGCAGAAAGAAGCCAAGGCTGCCTTGTCAATATTAGCTCCAAAAATTGTCTCCCTCAGCCTGATGGTCAAACCTGTAATGCTTAACAAATTAGTGCAAGGAAGTCTAAGTTGCCACCTTGCAAATCTCCTCTGGCAGAATCAAAGAAGCCGGGCTTTAGAAGAATAAGAGAACCTCCAGGACCTGCAGACCCTTCCCGATATAGGCAGAAGCGATTGCCTCCTTAATCCTGAAAAGGATGAATTGCCAGTTCTACTTTCTGAAAAGATAGGTTAATTGCAGGTAATGTAACAGTACCCTACGGACATCCAAAATTGCTGATCCTTCGTCAAAACAATGCACTCTAAAAACctaaagaaaggaaggaaaataGACTGATTTAGATGGAAATCTGAAACCagtttaggcaagaaggatggagcTGGATGAATTTTgacttttttctttgaaaatagcaAGTAGGGATCCCAGCACAACATTGCCTGAAGTTCCAAAATTCTAGCGTAACAGATGATTACTAGGAGACAGATCTTTTAACAAAGCTTTTTTCAGAGGTTCAAAAGGGGGCACTGACATAGCTCTAAAGACCAACTTCAGGTCCCATTGAGGAAGCAATGATCATGCTGAAAGCTGAACCCAAACATGCTTCACTCCCCTGAAGAAACAAATCACATCAGGGTGCAAAGCCAAGGGGCCTGCCACACCTgtttccctcccccacacacttGTCCTCTATAATAGGACAGCCCCACCACTTGAACTGTAATGGGATTCAGGGCTAATCTCTTATCCAAATCTTCCTGATGGAAAGCCAAGATTGAAGGAAACTGTCCTTTAAATGGAGAGATATCTTTATCCTTCAGCAATACCACAATTGCTGTCCTGGAGTAACCTCGCTTGTGTAACCTCACCCTCTCAAGGGTCAAGACCTAAGACAGAATGGAAAGGGGTCTTCCATAGTCACCAGACCGTGATGAAGTAAACCCCTCACCAAACTGAACCTGAGCGACTTCCTCATATCCTGAGCTTGAcaagatctgcataccatggatgcctggctcAATCCGAAGCCACAAAAATAATCAGGTTCAGAATGTCTGAAATCCTTTGGAGCACTCGCCCTATTGGAGGTCACAGAGGAAACACATGCAACAGATTGTCCTGTGGCCATGATTGCAGAAGAGCATTCAAACCCTGAGATCCTGTCTCCTGTGACTGAAAATCCTCTCAGCCTTGGCATTCTGTTGAGTCACAATCATATTCCACCAACAGAGATCCCCCATCTGTCCACTGTTTGAGCAAATGCCAATTCAGTCAGTTCCCATTCTCCTCAATATAATTTTTGCCTGCTTAGGAAATCTGCCCGAACATTGTTAACACCTGTGATGTGTGCTGTTGACAGTTCTTTGAGATGATTTTGTACCTAGTCCACCACGagctttcccttttctttcacTTACAGCCTCTTGGTACCCATCTATTCACATAAGCTACCGATAGTATTCTGACTGTAGTTCTCCTTATTATTGGGAGAAACCTGCCTACAGCTAATCATATAGCGCTGGTTTCTAGCTGATTTATTGACCAAAATGCTGCCATCAGGAACCAGAAACCCTGCACCACTGTCCCCCACAATGAGCTCTCCAGTCCACTAGGCTCGCCTCTGTAGTGATAGTGACTCATTTCTTAGTTTCTTATACGTGCCTATTTTGTCTTGTTCTGCTTTACCATGGTGCCTGTAGTAACACGTCATTTATCATGCTGCTTGCTGCCATCTTCTTGTTCCTCTTTATGCAAGGCTGCCTTTCTCCATTGCCCACACACAAGTTTCCATACGCTGGACCCAAGTTCAAGTTCACACAGGTCACACAGCTTGGCCCTCTGTTTCTGCTGCCAGGCAGACTTTACATCTTCCCTCTTGAACCTTGGTGAATACGTGCAAACCAAGGTTCACAGGCATCGAGAAATGTGAGAGATGATGAATCAGGGATTACATGAGAGCTATGGTAAAGGAGCAGCCAGGGTAGCATCTCCAGACAGTAGACAGCAGAAACAGAACATTAGATCACCAGAATGatgtaaagaaaaggaaacaatgcTATCCACTACCCCTAACCTAATACCCAAATTTAATGGTAACTGCAGCAGAGGTTAGAACCAGAAATCAGGCACTTCCATGTTGGAGAGGATGGTCAGAGAGCAGTAACATAACATTTGCTGAAGcagtaatgttaaaaaaaaaagaaagaaatgatttGCTAGACTAAATCTGTATTTCCAAGCCATGTAAGATTGGCTTGTTGAGGTTTTCTGTTGGGTAAGCTGGAGTATACAGaggagtatgtgagagagtagGCCATGCTTCTGTATCTGTGGAAGCAGCAGGGTCTGCATCCACAGGAGAAGAATCATCATACAGAAgaggagtggggggtggggggtaaaaCAACTGGCAAGGACACTGGCAAAAGTTGGGCAACCACTCAGTGTAAAACAGCTTTGATACATACTATTAGAAGGACTAAATACTATACAGCCATCAAGACCAATAGCAAGATATATGAGTATATTTGTACCCCAAACTTTTATCTGTTCCCAGAGTGATAGGAAGGGCTTATGCCTCTCGGGTTCAGCTAACCAATCAGAGGGTAAATTGTAATTTTCTTCCAAGTGTATAGTCAGGTTAAGAATTATTGGGGTATGGTCAGTAACTTCTATACAACACTGATGGCCATAAGTGGTTTGGAGAGCATGACAAATGCCTCATTGTGCCATTAAAAGCAAATCTAGAGCTAATCTATAGTTTTGTAAGGTTTCTGTTATCCCTCTTAATTGAAGGGCAGTGCGCCTCTGGGTTTCAACAGTAATGTTAAAGATTTCCACAATAGCTTATAGTGCAAAATACTCATTGTTAATCTGGCTGTGCTATGGCCAGCACCAAATATAAATACTATAGCTGCAATAAGGCTATCTTTTTCGGTCAGGGTTAAAGGATCCCATGTAACTGCTTCTGCTAGAGTGGTGATATTTGTAAATGATTCTAATACTAAGCATGAAAAATGTAATATAAAGCAATCAAAATAGTCTTTTGTATAGAATGTTCATAAAGGTAACCCAGGAAatagagataaaataaaaatatgcagcatAGATGATCTTTTGCATTTCTGCTTGCGTCAGGGATTGGGAATTCATTCCTGATGACAAACAGGCAGCATTCCCAACAATGTCTCAATATCTTTCAGCATTGACTCCTGCCTCCAGCCATTTCCTCAGCAATTCCACAATCCATAACTCAGTCTGCAGCATACAAAATACAAAGAGGAAAAGCAAAGTCTATCAGTCCATTGCTCTCTCTCTGTAATTTCTAAAgcaaaaagcagaaaagtaaaaaggaagCTTATCTCATCTCTTTTATCAGATCTCTTAATAAACAGCTACAAACATCTGATTTATTCAAAGATCaaagtactcagaaaactaattGGGTTTTTCAACTCATTCTGCAATGCATGCTGTAACTTACAGGGTCCTTCATTAAATTAACAGTATCTATAATATTTCATTACATATAATagggataaaaaaataaaaaaacgtaTGAACACAATTAGTCATGTGACAGGCATTCCAGTCTTGATTCAGGACCAGAAGAatgtacttttttcttttgtagcgGGATGTCAACAGTAAAGGTGTTTCATTACCAGACATACAAACTAATAGGCAATTCTGCTtaagacagaaataaaaaaacaaagtgtAAACAAAACATACACTATATTCAGGGAAAATAGATACAGCTGCTCTTTCTCTATTTCCTGATCATAGCTATTCACCTTCCTTTTCTAACTCAcatacaagtatttatttacccagCATTTAAATAAACCATACATTAGTTTTTGTACAAATTCAATGCTAGCCATTAAGAGAGGAATACATTCTCTGCTGTCTCTTTGAAAAGTTACAGATCACACTTCAGTGCAAATGAAACTAAACACTCTTAAACaatctactaaattaaattcaTTTTCTGCAAAAATCTATTAATTTCTCCACATATTTAATTCCCCATCAGTCTgtttataacttttaaacagaaaaaTCAATTCATTTAAACAAGTTTTCTCCTCTGTTTGTATTTGAGAAACACTTTAAATTTTATCCCCCGTTTCCCCTCCTTCTCACTAGCTCTGTTCTCATCAGCAAATTCAGTTAATTCTTCAGCTCCCTGTGTCCTTTCAAGTTCTAAAACTTCAGCACCAGCAATTGCTTCTACAGCAACAGAATCATCAATATTCTCATTAGAGGAACCCCTGTGTCCCCCCCATGACCCAATTCTGAATCCTTACATAATTGTGCGTGTCCATGGCAAGTGTAAATTGAGACTTGGCTGTGATTCCTGGAACAGATCTCTATTCTAGGATTTGGGCAGACAGCAATTCTTCACTACGATGCAGTAACTCAGTTACACCGTAGCAGCAATCAGACATAAACATAAGACCCAGATCCAAACAGTTACTGA
It encodes:
- the NAIF1 gene encoding nuclear apoptosis-inducing factor 1, whose translation is MATPAKKRKMNFSEREVEIIVEELEKQKHVLINHFNAGVPLLTKNSAWQHILKRVNAVTTCQRQLTEVKKKWSDLKTEVRRKVAQVRVAMEGEGDVPSTPVILTPMQQRICNLLGEATIINLPNSDCTAEIPVQVPINSTTTVTLTQIPAETTYHTLEDGVVEYCTTETPSTVTAEAPIGMTQQADMSVKPQELKSRIALNSAKLLQEQRVTNLHVKEIAQHLEQQNDLLQMIRRSQEVQACAQERQAQAMEGTQAALSALIQLIRPMIKDFRRFLQGHTTSTTTGIEPSQGTQNGQQDSTIQ